From Daucus carota subsp. sativus chromosome 6, DH1 v3.0, whole genome shotgun sequence, the proteins below share one genomic window:
- the LOC108226605 gene encoding endo-1,4-beta-xylanase 5-like, whose product MELLIRLRFAKMGVLANRTMYLVFGFLLLAGFQTEALSYNDSASIKCLENPYRPQYSGGILRNPKFDRGLEGWSVLGMGTIGSGRSTTGNKFIAAYNRRSPNDSFTQGLYLQKDIYYIFSAWVQITEGDEAVVAAISYSRNSRKIIGSVIPQTGCWSMMKGGFVLDISTPAELYFETNNTNTELWVDSVSLQPFTKNQWRKHQLKKTNQLRKSKLRLHVFNKDGLNIQGAHIILNQMKPAFHLGCGIALTILDNKDYQKWFSSRFTAMTFDNEMKWYFTEQTQGEENYTISDAMFEFAEQNGISVRGHNILWDNIEQNPKWVQPLSGRDLVHYSIQRMGSVMSRYSGRVIGWDVLNENLHFNFFEDNIGPNASAVFYKIAQALDPETHRFLNEYNTLEYPEDLASIPSKYIKKVQEIRSFPGNEDMVVAIGLQGHFQRPNIPYIRACLDTLGAMNMPIWLTELTVDQKQPNQAEYLEEIMREVYSHRAVEGMIVWSGWKPTGCREMCLTDNQFKNLPAGDVVDKLINEWRTKKLEGVTDENGVFQCQIVKGLYNVTIEHPKTGEIIQREISVTRKNTEDIFVLL is encoded by the exons ATGGAACTCTTAATCCGACTCAGATTCGCCAAGATGGGAGTTTTGGCAAACAGAACAATGTATCTAGTTTTCGGTTTCCTGTTACTTGCAG GATTTCAAACCGAAGCATTGTCCTACAACGACTCTGCAAGCATAAAG TGTCTAGAAAATCCGTATAGACCTCAGTATTCGGGAGGAATACTTAGGAATCCAAAATTTGATAGGGGACTGGAAGGATGGAGTGTACTGGGAATGGGGACAATTGGTTCCGGAAGATCTACCACTGGCAACAAATTCATTGCGGCATACAACAGAAGGTCGCCAAACGACAGCTTTACACAAGGGCTATACTTGCAAAAAGACATCTATTACATATTTTCAG CTTGGGTGCAGATAACTGAAGGCGATGAGGCGGTTGTTGCTGCAATCTCATATTCAAGAAACAGTAGAAAGATCATAGGTTCAGTAATACCTCAAACTGGCTGCTGGTCCATGATGAAGGGAGGTTTTGTGCTTGATATTAGTACACCAGCTGAGCTTTACTTTGAG ACGAACAACACGAATACAGAGTTATGGGTGGACAGTGTTTCTCTCCAGCCCTTCACTAAAAACCAATGGAGAaagcatcagttgaagaaaacaAATCAG CTGAGGAAAAGTAAATTAAGGCTGCATGTATTCAACAAAGACGGATTGAATATCCAAGGCGCGCATATCATCCTCAACCAAATGAAGCCTGCTTTCCACCTTGGTTGTGGCATTGCCCTCACTATTTTAGATAACAAGGACTACCAAAAATGGTTCAGTTCACGGTTCACTGCAATGACATTTGACAATGAAATGAAGTGGTACTTCACTGAGCAGACACAAGGAGAGGAGAACTACACCATTTCAGATGCCATGTTTGAATTTGCAGAGCAAAATGGTATATCTGTAAGAGGACACAACATATTGTGGGATAACATTGAACAAAACCCCAAATGGGTACAACCATTATCTGGCAGAGACCTGGTGCATTACTCTATCCAAAGGATGGGTTCTGTTATGTCGCGCTATTCAGGCAGAGTCATAGGGTGGGATGTTCTAAATGAAAATCTACACTTCAACTTCTTTGAAGACAACATAGGACCAAATGCATCAGCAGTGTTCTACAAGATTGCACAAGCCTTAGATCCTGAAACGCATAGGTTCCTGAATGAGTACAACACTCTGGAATATCCGGAAGATCTGGCATCAATACCATCAAAGTACATAAAAAAGGTTCAGGAAATCAGATCTTTTCCAGGAAATGAAGACATGGTTGTAGCAATCGGATTACAAGGCCATTTCCAGAGGCCAAACATCCCATACATTCGCGCATGCCTAGACACTCTTGGCGCAATGAACATGCCTATATGGCTGACAGAGCTAACAGTTGATCAAAAACAACCAAATCAA GCTGAGTACTTGGAAGAGATCATGCGAGAGGTGTACTCCCACCGTGCAGTTGAGGGCATGATTGTTTGGTCTGGTTGGAAGCCAACAGGATGCAGAGAGATGTGTCTGACAGACAACCAGTTCAAGAATCTGCCCGCTGGAGATGTGGTAGACAAGCTGATCAACGAGTGGAGAACGAAAAAGCTGGAGGGAGTCACTGATGAGAATGGAGTGTTTCAGTGTCAGATCGTGAAGGGGTTGTATAATGTGACAATAGAACATCCAAAGACTGGTGAAATCATACAAAGGGAAATCAGTGTTACAAGGAAGAACACTGAGGACATATTTGTCCTACTGTAA